GTGCATGCTGTCGACCAACGTCGAGTACTCGCCGATGATCGTGTCGTCACCGATCGTGATCTGCTCCGAGCAGTGCAAGTAGATCCCGGCGCTGATGAGGCACCGCGAGCCGATGTCGATGGCGCCGCCGACCGTGAAGATGCAGCCCTGGCGGACGTCGGTGAAGTCGGCGATGTGCAAGCTGCCGCCACGGAAGTTCAACCGGACGTTGCGCTCGAAGCGGGTCGAAGGGCCGATCACGAGCCGGCTGTGGGTCCCGGGCTCGACTGCCACGCTCGGCAGGGCCTCGAAGATGGCGGTGGGGTGGATGTCGACGTCGACGGTGGCCCCTTCGAGGCCGGCGCGGAACTGGATCCACGCCTGCGCGCTGCGCCGACTCAGCGAGCGCGCCGGGCCACGCATGCGCCGGGCCCGTTCCCCAAGTCGCTCCCAACTCGCCATCGCGTGAGTGGTTCGCCGCGACGGGCGCCGTTCCCTCGCGCGCCGGCCACCACTCACGTTGCGTGTTCTGTCGGGGTCGCCTCCGGGCCGGCCCACCAGAACGGGCGACGGCACTACCGCGCAGCGTGGTCGCCGCCGACCGCTGGCTGGTCGCGTTCGGTCCCCGCGTACAAGCCTTCGAGGATCGGTGCGATCGCCTGGTCCCAGTCGTACTCGAGCGCCACCGCACGGCAACGCGCCGCGGTCTCGGGGTCGGCCGCCAAGTCGAGCCCGGTGGCGAGCGCGGCGGCCAGGTCGTCGGCGGTCATCTCACGACACGCCGCCCCGATGCCGGGTTGCACCAGGGCCGGAGGCGCGCCGTCGTTCCCGACGACGATCGGGGTGCCGGCAGCGAGCGACTCGAGCAGCACGAGGCCGAACGAGTCGGTGGTGGTGGGCAGGCACGTCGACCATGCGGTGGCGTAACGGGCGGATTGGCCATCCGCGTCGCCGAGGCCCAGCACGTCGGTCCGCTCGCGGGCCGCTGCCGGCGCCGCCGCCAGCAGCGGGCTCGGATCGCCGGGACCGCTGAGCTGCAGGCGAACGTCGGGTCGCTCACCGGCGAGGAGCGCCACCGCGTCGAGCAGCAGCGGCACGTGCTTTTCGGGCCGGTCGATCGCGCCGGAGAACAAGATGGTCGGCGCGTCGGACCGGGGCAGCGGTTGGAACTCGCCGGTCGCAACCCCACCGGGGACGATGGCTCCCTCGCGGTGCCAGTCCCGTCGCAGCAAACCGCGCGAGAACTCCGACATGCAGGCGTAGACGTCGACGCCCGCGATGACCCGCTGCCGGGCGCGCCCGTCCTTGCGTTGGCGGACCTTGTCGCCGAACGGGTTGCCCATCTCGTCGTACAGCGTGCGGTGGTGGCGGACCCGGCTGGCCGCCATGGCCGCGCAGCAGTCGTGCGGCATCATCGAGTGGACGGCGTCGTAGCGGTGCAGCACCAGGTCGGGCAGCACCCGCCAGCCGAACCACCGTTCGTGGCGGAACGGGTCGTCGAACTGGCGCCGGTACGTGACCGTCAGCACCCCGCCTTCGGTGACCCGCCCGGCCGACGAGCCCGACGTGAAGACCGTGACGTCGTGGCCGCGGTCGGCCAGGGCGCGGGAGGTCTCGACGATGATGCGCTCGGCCCCCCTGCGCACTTCCGGCCACGAGTACGGGTGGGTGATGGCGATGCGCACCGGCGGCAATCTAGTGGTGTGCCTGGTAGGTGCCGAGGTGGTCATGGCGAGCCGTTCGGTGCCGCCGGCAAGGATCGCACGACGAAGGCGCAGCCGTAGCCGCGGTGAGGAGGAGGACGCCACCCGCGGTGCCGAGGGCCGCCGGGGCGAGTCTGCCAACTGCCAGAACGCACCACCAGGGCCTGGAGTCCCGAGGCCGTATCGGCAGCGCCGTAACCTACGGGCCTTCC
This is a stretch of genomic DNA from Acidimicrobiales bacterium. It encodes these proteins:
- a CDS encoding acyltransferase; translation: MRGPARSLSRRSAQAWIQFRAGLEGATVDVDIHPTAIFEALPSVAVEPGTHSRLVIGPSTRFERNVRLNFRGGSLHIADFTDVRQGCIFTVGGAIDIGSRCLISAGIYLHCSEQITIGDDTIIGEYSTLVDSMHLRTPPTEGVRHAVKSAPLILGRNIWVGTKVTLTSGITVGDQSFVAGNSVVTRDVAPWTLVGGVPARPLKQLEVSDDENEVGQGSTAQELIES
- a CDS encoding glycosyltransferase family 4 protein → MRIAITHPYSWPEVRRGAERIIVETSRALADRGHDVTVFTSGSSAGRVTEGGVLTVTYRRQFDDPFRHERWFGWRVLPDLVLHRYDAVHSMMPHDCCAAMAASRVRHHRTLYDEMGNPFGDKVRQRKDGRARQRVIAGVDVYACMSEFSRGLLRRDWHREGAIVPGGVATGEFQPLPRSDAPTILFSGAIDRPEKHVPLLLDAVALLAGERPDVRLQLSGPGDPSPLLAAAPAAARERTDVLGLGDADGQSARYATAWSTCLPTTTDSFGLVLLESLAAGTPIVVGNDGAPPALVQPGIGAACREMTADDLAAALATGLDLAADPETAARCRAVALEYDWDQAIAPILEGLYAGTERDQPAVGGDHAAR